The Prochlorococcus sp. MIT 1300 genome has a window encoding:
- the psbB gene encoding photosystem II chlorophyll-binding protein CP47: MGLPWYRVHTVVINDPGRLLAVHLMHTALLAGWAGSMALYELAIFDPSDPVLNPMWRQGMYVMPFMARIGITGSWSGWDITGKTGLDPGFWSFEGVAAAHIVFSGLLMLAAIWHWTYWDLELWEDSRTGEAALDLPRIFGIHLLLAGLTCFGFGAFHCSTVGLWVSDPYALTGHVEPVAPAWGADGFNPFSPGGIVANHIGAGLLGIVGGIFHITNRPGERLYRNLKMGSLEGVLASALAAVLFVSFVVSGTMWYGSATTPVELFGPTRFQWDSGYFKTEINRRVQTSMDQGATKAEAYAAIPEKLAFYDYVGNSPAKGGLFRPGAMVNGDGLPTGWQGHIAFTDREGNDLEVRRIPNFFENFPVILEDSNGNVKADIPFRRAEAKYSFEQTGITATIYGGELDGQTFTDPVVVKRLARKAQLGESFKFDRETYASDGVFRSSPRTWFTFAHASFALLYLFGHWWHAARTLYRDTFAGIDPDLGDQVEFGLFQKLGDSSTRRVPGRA; encoded by the coding sequence ATGGGATTGCCCTGGTATCGGGTGCACACAGTCGTTATCAACGACCCCGGCCGACTCCTGGCCGTGCACCTCATGCACACAGCTTTGTTAGCCGGCTGGGCCGGCTCCATGGCCCTATATGAACTGGCCATCTTTGATCCATCTGATCCAGTCCTAAACCCAATGTGGCGTCAGGGCATGTATGTCATGCCCTTTATGGCCCGCATAGGTATTACAGGTAGCTGGAGTGGATGGGATATCACAGGTAAGACCGGATTAGATCCAGGATTCTGGAGCTTCGAAGGTGTTGCTGCTGCCCATATCGTCTTCAGTGGCCTCTTGATGCTGGCAGCCATCTGGCACTGGACTTACTGGGATCTTGAACTCTGGGAAGACTCTCGTACCGGCGAAGCCGCGCTTGATCTCCCAAGAATCTTCGGGATCCATCTTCTTCTCGCAGGCCTCACCTGTTTCGGCTTTGGTGCATTTCACTGCTCCACAGTCGGACTTTGGGTATCTGACCCTTACGCCCTAACTGGCCACGTTGAGCCAGTAGCACCCGCTTGGGGTGCGGACGGATTTAACCCTTTCAGCCCTGGTGGCATCGTTGCCAACCACATTGGCGCTGGACTACTGGGAATAGTGGGTGGAATTTTCCACATCACAAACCGTCCTGGTGAAAGGCTTTACAGAAACCTGAAAATGGGAAGCCTTGAAGGAGTTCTCGCAAGCGCTCTTGCAGCCGTTCTCTTTGTTTCCTTTGTTGTATCTGGAACCATGTGGTATGGCTCTGCCACCACACCTGTTGAGCTCTTCGGGCCAACTCGTTTCCAGTGGGATTCTGGATACTTCAAAACAGAGATAAACCGTCGCGTCCAAACCTCCATGGACCAAGGAGCGACTAAGGCTGAGGCTTATGCCGCTATACCAGAGAAGCTTGCCTTCTATGACTATGTAGGCAACAGCCCTGCCAAAGGAGGTCTATTTAGACCTGGTGCGATGGTGAATGGAGATGGCTTGCCAACTGGTTGGCAAGGCCATATTGCATTCACAGATCGTGAAGGCAACGACCTCGAAGTACGCAGAATTCCTAACTTCTTCGAGAACTTCCCAGTAATTCTTGAAGATTCCAACGGGAACGTTAAGGCTGACATCCCATTCCGCCGGGCAGAAGCGAAGTACTCCTTCGAACAAACTGGCATTACCGCAACAATTTACGGTGGTGAATTGGATGGTCAAACCTTTACTGACCCTGTGGTTGTAAAACGTCTGGCTCGTAAAGCTCAGCTAGGTGAATCCTTCAAATTCGATCGCGAAACCTATGCCTCTGATGGCGTATTTAGAAGTTCGCCTCGGACATGGTTTACCTTTGCGCATGCTTCATTCGCATTGCTCTATCTATTTGGGCACTGGTGGCATGCAGCGAGAACTCTTTACCGCGATACATTTGCAGGTATTGATCCAGATCTTGGTGATCAGGTTGAATTTGGTCTCTTCCAAAAACTTGGAGACAGTTCCACCCGACGCGTCCCAGGACGTGCTTAA
- a CDS encoding photosystem II reaction center protein T has product MEAFSYVLILTLALGTIFFAIAFRDPPKFK; this is encoded by the coding sequence ATGGAAGCCTTCTCCTACGTTCTAATCCTCACTCTGGCACTGGGGACCATATTCTTTGCTATCGCATTTCGCGATCCACCAAAGTTCAAATAA
- the nrdR gene encoding transcriptional regulator NrdR codes for MQCPSCQSTDSRVLESRAADSGRSVRRRRECLNCEYRFTTYERVETIPITVLKRNNTRETFSRSKLLTGLSRACEKTCIGVSNLERLVDEIESQLQQRSARDVKSSEIGEMVLEELREISEVAFVRFASVHREFRGINDFVETLDSINSTKSELATVS; via the coding sequence ATGCAATGCCCCAGTTGCCAAAGCACAGATAGTCGAGTTCTTGAATCAAGAGCAGCTGACAGTGGTCGCAGCGTTCGGCGTAGGCGCGAGTGCTTAAATTGCGAGTACAGATTCACAACCTATGAAAGGGTCGAAACAATTCCTATAACTGTTCTCAAGCGAAATAACACTCGAGAAACATTTAGTAGAAGCAAGCTGCTAACTGGCCTTTCAAGAGCTTGTGAGAAAACCTGTATAGGTGTAAGCAATCTCGAAAGATTGGTAGATGAAATAGAGAGTCAGCTACAACAAAGATCAGCAAGAGATGTTAAGAGCTCAGAAATTGGAGAGATGGTTCTTGAAGAGCTTCGGGAAATTAGCGAGGTGGCATTTGTGAGATTTGCTTCAGTTCATAGAGAATTCAGGGGAATAAACGATTTTGTAGAAACCCTGGACAGCATCAATTCAACTAAGAGTGAACTAGCAACCGTTAGCTGA